A genomic segment from Pararge aegeria chromosome 15, ilParAegt1.1, whole genome shotgun sequence encodes:
- the LOC120629692 gene encoding uncharacterized protein LOC120629692, whose protein sequence is MTNFDTERVIVEVQCRPAIWDQSSEIFKDRDAKSKAWLDICKVLFENFDDWSEAEKNIQVKKLQQRWKTARDTYIRVRSTKKKLKSGSGSRANKTYVYYNMLSFLDSNSNTQGEESADNFNQSVEQNASPRTSQNNTIIEEDLINVPSTSSSVTKETRSSKKRKCESPTDFELELLNYVKNNTADNMDEDLNFFKSLLPTVKKLSCFKKLLFRTKVLQALIDIEKEMIITIDDLSLTQNTVTNDLESLNVRSDTNNE, encoded by the exons atgacaaattttGATACAGAAAGGGTAATTGTTGAAGTTCAGTGTCGTCCTGCCATATGGGACCAATCAAGCGAAATATTTAAAGACCGGGACGCTAAATCAAAAGCATGGCTAGACATTTGTAAAGTActgtttgaaaattttgatgacTGGAGTGAAGCAGAAAAAAACATACAAG TGAAAAAGCTGCAGCAAAGATGGAAAACTGCAAGAGACACTTATATAAGAGTGAggtctactaaaaaaaaacttaaatcaggCTCCGGTTCCAGGGCAAATAAAACATACGTTTACTATAACATGCTGTCATTTTTAGATTCAAACTCGAATACTCAAGGAGAAGAATCGGCAGACAATTTTAATCAGTCAGTAGAGCAAAACGCGTCACCGAGAACTTCACAAAATAATACGATTATTGAAGAAGATTTGATTAATGTACCTAGCACCAGCTCCAGCGTTACCAAAGAAACACGATCTTCCAAGAAACGTAAGTGCGAATCGCCAACTGATTTCGAATTAGAGTTGTTAAATTACGTGAAGAATAACACTGCAGATAATATGGACGAagacttgaatttttttaagtcattattaccaactgtaaaaaaattgagttgctttaaaaaattattatttcgtacGAAAGTATTACAAGCTTTaattgatattgaaaaagaaatGATTATTACCATTGATGACCTTTCATTAACGCAAAATACGGTAACGAATGATTTAGAATCCTTAAATGTAAGATCAGATACGAACAATGAATAA